The sequence agctttctttcttttaatttggagaaaagggtaaaaacgtGGATCATTTTCTATTGCCTTGTCTTCTTGATAAAAAAGGTTGAGGCGGTGAATAAATATGTTGAGGAAGCTATACAATTAGAAGAGAAAGCGATCAGTGAGAGTCCAAATTCTGTTCGTAGTATCTTGAATTCTTGTGATCAGATGTATGCCTCCCGGTGTGAGAGTCTTAGAGCCCTGGTCTGtgatgcaaaagaaaaatacgTTATTTATAAGTTCGTTCCAAGgtataaaacacacaaaacccaTCTCTGTTTATGCGTAACTAAACTAATATATCAGTTTGAGCttaattgaagaaaaagatCTTACTGTTTGTTCAATCTTACTGACATTCATGTAACTCTGTCTTAAGAAATAAAAGCAGATACAATGATATAGAACCCATTATACAAAGATCTTACTGTTAATTTATTCTTACTTACATTCATATAATTGTCTTAGGAATGATATAGATTATACAAAAGATTATTTTATGATGATGAATTATCTGGTTTTCTTCTCAGCTCATGTATGTTTATTGACCCAAATGGTGCCACGAAAGAAATAGACTTAAAGGTTTTGGAACTATCAAAAGCTGATCCACTAGGTAATGAAACCAACGACATTTGATTCCAAGCTATCGTTGTAGCTTTTTGGTTTGCTTTGTGTTAAGCTTTTTGCACTGGATTTTAATTCACAGGGATTTGGTCTACAAAACTTGTGGATGGAATCAACAAGAACGAATCAAGAAGACGGGCTTTGATTCTTTTCTGTCTATACTATCTCGATATAAACgcaagggtaaaaaaaaaaaaaagcgtatACAGTTTTGGATTTCGGATTCTCTATGTTAGTTTGGTCATTTAACGGTGTTTTCTTTTGGCGCGATTAGGATGCTTATATGGTATCAGTGGATAAGAAAGGTTTCAAGTTGTTGGGGAAGGTACcgagtgaagaagaagctggagaTGAGTATCAATGGAGAGAGTTTAGGTTTGAGTTTGAAGAAGAGGTGAAAGACGTTGAAGCTTTTTGCCACCAACTTGTGGAAATGGAACAAGAGGTTGTGAGCAAGTTCACTGACCATACCGGTCTGTgatttcaattattttcttatgaaTCACGAGCCGAACCGGTTTACATTTTAGTTAAGTTGTTTATTTACGCAAGAACAAGAGTGATTAGTGGTAATTACCGtgtattattaatttagttCTCAACGGTCCGATACGGATTTATTGAAAGCTTTTGAGCTTTTCAATGTTCCCACAAAataactgaaaagaaaaaaattatctgACTGGTTTGATTAAGATACGTTTGGTACGGTCCAAACGCAGTTTGACGCGTTCAATTATTACGTTTCTCTCTCTCGACTCACCGTACAAACTCCGACGAATGGCCGTTCGTATTCGCCGGTGCGACGGTGTCTCTTCGGGTTAATTCGTAATTCTTGAGTCTATGAAATTAGAGGTACTTCTCTGTATTGTATATATGAggtaaaaataaacaatgaatAGTTTTTGGTACATTATCCTCAATCAAGAATCTTGATTCAAAACGTTATCTTTCTATTGAGGAGTTCCCTAATAGGGTTTCTCAGTTCCAGCTGAAACCATTTAAGTCGAACTGTTTCGTACGCGTTGTTGTACTATAGCTTTCAACATGTGTGTTGAGATCTAGCTCTGTTGCTGAATCCATGCCTTTACGGTGGTTTCGTGTTTCAAACTTATGATCCTCACTTTTGTCTTTGAATCTTTCGTCTGTATACTCATTGTTgccttgttgatgatgatgacctttGTGTCCCTGCAATAATCCTACTCCTATTGATAATCTACCTGGACTTCTCTCTGAATATGGAattctttgttctgtttcacTAACCATTGTTGAAAGATATGGATTATTCCCTCTTAGACCTTCTGTCCATGTGAGTTCCATGCGTTGGAACAATGGTTCTTCAATATTCTCTTTCTGCTCGGATGTTGAATCACCAAGATATGTTCTTAGTCCTATTCTGTTGTTCTCTAGCGTTTTCTGCGTTCCCTCGCTTGAGGTCAGGCAACTTTCAAGAGAGCAATCAGGTGGATAGGTGGTTGTTTGAATCTGTTGTGGGCATAGGTTTTGGAGTTCTTTTGGTTCTAGGAAACTTGAGTTTGGATACTCTGCTGATACTTTAGATACTAATTCCGAGAGTTGTACTTTGGCAGCTTCGATTCCAGCTGCACCCAGGTTCTGTCTTCCTAGAGTCTCTTGTGCTTTCTCCAACACCGATTGCAAGTACTTCCCTTGAGCCTCTATCCTGAGCTGCAAATGTCGCTGTACCTGGCTCAATTTTAAATACCAACATGTAAACTGAatgctttttctctttctagATATACTATAAGTGTTTGATGACTTGCAAGAATCTTTAACGTTTTTAATAAGAGTGCAGAACAGTGTTGTATGAATATGCTACCTCAAGTTGCTCATGAAGTCTTCTTTGGACCTCTATTTGCATTTGCAGTGCTTCACTTATTGGCGAGTTCCTGTGTGCAAGTAGTTTAGATCATTTTGTGATAAGCTAATACGTtagatgatgatatatatagacAAATAATAGTCATATTTTTACATGTTCGGCTGTGGTCCAATGCTTAAATTCTCACTCTGAATTTCATCTACATCAGGTGTCTTTTCTTCCATCATGGTCATCATACCTATACAAGTACATACTAGATTTAGATCTTTGTAACAATTTAAAGTTTGTAAGTTCATGAACCTGTGAATCTTGTTAATGTCAATAGACTTTACCTATCTTGTTCAAGCCACTATTAGCTTGTCCGTTGAGATTCTTGCTCAGCCTGTATTTCTGGTTACCAGTTTCATGAAGTTAATCAACCTTTTGTGAATATTTTCAGCTAGAAGTTAATAAAAGCATATGTGTGTATTTAATTAGTGTTGATATGATGGCTTACCTGAAGATGACTTTTGAGATGGTATAAGGTAAGGCCTGGAATACCCATGACTTTCATGATTGTCTTAGGAGTAGCTTCTGCAACAGACAGAACATACAATATTACTAAAAAGCCGGCTGGGTCAAAAGATGATTAATTCTCTTTgctaatgatatatatataactcactATCTGCTCCACCAAGTTGATTGACTGCTTCTATGAATCTCTCATGAAGATCCGGAGTCCATTTTAGGCGTGGCTTTGCATCCGTCGAAAGGATGAGTCCAGATTCTCCTGGACTGTTCCCTCTGAGGAATGGATTCCTTTCAGTGGTTATATGCATtcttgaagaagagaggatgTTCTTTCCTTGGTGCTGGTTTTGGTAACACATAAAGTCTGTTCACAAAAAGGCAAATGATAAGTTAGTCCCCCAACTGCAGGAAACTGcattaaaataatgatttttctttttacctgaCGTGATCTTAGTTCTTGTATTCAAACTGCTTCTCTCACAAGTTCCAAGAGTGTAAAACTCCACGAACTAAggaagatgtttttttttagctgCTTTTGCTTACttgttctttatatttttttctcaggTTGTTTGGTGCAACTTTGCTTTatataggaagttgaatgggGAAATTAGAGAAGGATGATTAAGGTATGGAATATGAATAACTGGTCCAATCGATGCTTTTGTTAGTTGTGTCCTTATCGTTtgaactgtttttgtttttgtttttgtggatgattattttataatttcatgtATTGATGATTCCTATGGACTACAACTTTTCAACCCCAATTTAGATACCAGAGTTGATCCACAATTAATGCATCATATGCGCATTCTTTCGCCATTCTGGCAGAGAAGTATCTTATtccctgatttttttttcctaacttcttcttttttataacTTGGGCTGGGGGAATCCactcttttcttattctttgaTATTTTCATAGTCACAGCTCTCTAACTCTTCTCTTGGAATATTCTCAATGCTTTTCATTTGTCTGAATTGTATTTGTTCCTTATTCATGGAGTCATTTTCCGTCTCTAGGTACATTATGTGtctaatgatttttatatatcaagACTTTTAGTCGTCAGCTGTTACTGATGATATTAAAAAGGGGCTGTTCATCTTGCCATGTTTGAAGAATGTGTAATATGATATAAACACTTTTGACTCTCAGTCCATCCAAGAAGCCATTTAGTTTGAGATTAAGCAAACATATGAAAGTTGGAAACATTGCTTTGCTTTAAAAGATGATAAAGAATCTGTCTCCTTCAACAAGTTTAGTACCTATTCTTTTCTCTAC comes from Camelina sativa cultivar DH55 chromosome 19, Cs, whole genome shotgun sequence and encodes:
- the LOC104764037 gene encoding uncharacterized protein LOC104764037, with product MMKGSKTNLSALAEKCKTVIASNWQGYLNTIKPEDKASIIHTSKIKYVMRRGKPYLWVPESEPHNVNIMFDERGSFSIAHPYPAPLAAFFKSLGKLPDRVAFTGEIVPVKEKRVEAVNKYVEEAIQLEEKAISESPNSVRSILNSCDQMYASRCESLRALVCDAKEKYVIYKFVPSSCMFIDPNGATKEIDLKVLELSKADPLGIWSTKLVDGINKNESRRRALILFCLYYLDINARDAYMVSVDKKGFKLLGKVPSEEEAGDEYQWREFRFEFEEEVKDVEAFCHQLVEMEQEVVSKFTDHTGL
- the LOC104764039 gene encoding myb-related protein 2-like, with the translated sequence MCYQNQHQGKNILSSSRMHITTERNPFLRGNSPGESGLILSTDAKPRLKWTPDLHERFIEAVNQLGGADKATPKTIMKVMGIPGLTLYHLKSHLQKYRLSKNLNGQANSGLNKIGMMTMMEEKTPDVDEIQSENLSIGPQPNMNSPISEALQMQIEVQRRLHEQLEVQRHLQLRIEAQGKYLQSVLEKAQETLGRQNLGAAGIEAAKVQLSELVSKVSAEYPNSSFLEPKELQNLCPQQIQTTTYPPDCSLESCLTSSEGTQKTLENNRIGLRTYLGDSTSEQKENIEEPLFQRMELTWTEGLRGNNPYLSTMVSETEQRIPYSERSPGRLSIGVGLLQGHKGHHHQQGNNEYTDERFKDKSEDHKFETRNHRKGMDSATELDLNTHVESYSTTTRTKQFDLNGFSWN